A region from the Drosophila mauritiana strain mau12 chromosome 2L, ASM438214v1, whole genome shotgun sequence genome encodes:
- the LOC117150639 gene encoding uncharacterized protein LOC117150639, protein MEDWKSEEMARKRNRNRSKHRRRRQKSEGKPKPHTSRDQWSNAVQIYHSLFEWHHNHVMSLCPEVNPNLDQDLQDIPKETGTLHCLDYVYESSSEDEEIEPIDEGYLKFLEVTIKHQQELRERRTAQTTDSLD, encoded by the exons ATGGAGGATTGGAAATCGGAGGAAATGGCAAGGaaaagaaacagaaacaggagCAAGCACCGCAGACGAAGGCAAAAGAGTGAAGGAAAGCCGAAGCCACACACATCTCGAGATCAGTGGAGCAATGCGGTTCAAA TATACCACAGCCTTTTTGAATGGCACCACAATCATGTTATGAGTCTCTGCCCTGAGGTTAATCCGAATCTGGATCAGGACCTCCAGGATATTCCCAAGGAAACAGGAACATTGCACTGCCTGGACTACGTCTACGAGAGTTCCTCCGAGGATGAGGAGATCGAACCCATTGACGAGGGTTATCTGAAGTTCCTCGAGGTGACCATTAAGCATCAGCAGGAACTCAGGGAACGAAGAACTGCCCAAACCACCGACTCTTTAGATTAG
- the LOC117146627 gene encoding accessory gland protein Acp29AB-like, with protein MFKYEAYIFYLIVLLDPQAAQENSCPKASLSERLERRGEFSLVDFDPLLKSIVKNPHKELLGKIEGLVGHTENKLQPMKSVIPNQSKALLNDFDLHGKLEYLDAALQKAVNSLHCSLENKKVVSTGKPRPEFQKLGSRYFYIERHVRQNWFDAADKCRRMGGHLATPQDEDELYIIRKQLEARWFWLDISNLVDKDQYISLASGKEVPYLKWRHGEAKRSSAANCAYLYAGDYYTYQCSDRNFFICQAA; from the coding sequence ATGTTTAAATACGAAGCTTACATCTTTTACCTAATCGTCCTGTTAGATCCGCAGGCTGCCCAGGAAAATAGCTGCCCCAAAGCTTCCCTGAGCGAACGACTTGAACGACGCGGAGAATTCAGCCTGGTCGATTTTGATCCACTGCTGAAGTCTATTGTGAAAAACCCACATAAGGAATTGCTCGGCAAAATCGAAGGTCTGGTGGGACACACAGAAAATAAGCTACAGCCTATGAAATCAGTGATTCCAAACCAATCGAAGGCTTTGCTGAATGATTTCGATCTACATGGCAAATTGGAATACCTGGACGCAGCCCTGCAGAAGGCAGTAAATTCCCTGCACTGCTCGCTCGAAAACAAAAAGGTCGTGTCAACTGGGAAACCCCGTCCGGAATTCCAGAAGTTGGGCTCGAGGTACTTCTACATCGAGCGGCATGTCAGGCAGAATTGGTTCGATGCCGCTGACAAATGCCGTAGGATGGGCGGTCACCTGGCGACGCCCCAGGACGAGGATGAGCTGTACATCATCCGCAAGCAGCTTGAAGCCCGATGGTTTTGGCTGGACATTAGCAATCTGGTCGACAAGGACCAATACATATCCCTGGCCTCCGGGAAAGAAGTGCCGTATCTCAAGTGGCGACACGGAGAGGCCAAAAGGAGTTCCGCTGCAAACTGTGCTTATTTATACGCCGGAGACTATTACACATACCAGTGCAGTGACAGAAACTTTTTCATTTGCCAAGCTGCGTAA